A region from the Natronorubrum halophilum genome encodes:
- a CDS encoding NADH-quinone oxidoreductase subunit J has translation MLYTIAFAAFAFVTLASAVGVVLLQDPWHSALMLGVSLLSIAVHFVMLAAEFVAMMQILVYVGGVLVLITFAVMLTQREEPASEEVVQT, from the coding sequence ATGTTGTATACGATCGCATTTGCGGCGTTTGCGTTCGTGACGCTCGCCAGCGCAGTGGGTGTTGTCCTCCTACAAGATCCCTGGCACTCGGCGCTCATGCTCGGCGTCTCGCTACTGAGCATCGCGGTTCACTTCGTGATGCTGGCAGCCGAGTTCGTGGCGATGATGCAGATCCTCGTCTACGTCGGCGGGGTGCTCGTCCTCATCACGTTCGCCGTGATGCTCACCCAGCGCGAGGAGCCGGCGTCCGAAGAGGTGGTACAGACATGA
- the nuoK gene encoding NADH-quinone oxidoreductase subunit NuoK: MSVGVEYYVLLSMALFCIGLFGVLTRRNALMFLMSVELMLNAANINLIAFAFYHGNLTGQIFALFTMALAAAEVAVGLGIILVLYRNFRDIDVTVPTTMRW, encoded by the coding sequence ATGAGTGTCGGCGTCGAGTACTACGTGTTACTGTCGATGGCCCTGTTCTGTATCGGGCTCTTCGGCGTGCTGACGCGTCGCAACGCACTGATGTTCCTGATGTCCGTCGAGCTCATGCTGAACGCGGCGAACATCAACCTGATCGCCTTCGCGTTCTACCACGGCAATCTCACGGGGCAGATCTTCGCGCTGTTTACGATGGCGCTGGCTGCCGCGGAGGTCGCCGTCGGGCTCGGGATCATCCTCGTGTTGTACCGCAACTTCCGTGATATCGACGTCACGGTTCCGACGACGATGAGGTGGTAA
- the nuoL gene encoding NADH-quinone oxidoreductase subunit L — MAGTGAFGYAPVIAVFPLVAFVVTLTFGKYLPKKGAIPGIFATAGSLLFSLWMLATVAGGEVYHETLYEWTAGDAASEVGTEGIAFTFGLLIDPLSALMLVIVSLVAVLVHVFSLGYMNAEGETGLPRYYAGLGLFTFSMLAFVYADNLLMAFMFFELVGLCSYLLIGFWFRTRSAPSAAKKAFLVTRFGDYFFLIGVVAIAATFGTVAFAGDDSFVVAAETAIDDGNTLFGFDARTWVTITGLLVLGGVLGKSAQFPFHTWLPDAMEGPTTVSALIHAATMVAAGVYLVARMFGYYALSPTALAIIAFVGGFTALFAATMAVVKDDIKQVLAYSTISQYGYMMLGLGVGGYVAGVFHLMNHAFFKALLFLGAGAVILLMHHEQNMWKMGGLKDKAPVTYYTFLAGALALAGIVPFSGFWSKDEVLFDALIVGLEQPVILLAYAMGLIAVFFTGFYTFRMVFLTFHGEPRSEAAEEPHGVGWPIKLPLVALGILATVAGLANLAPIAKLAGADITFLEFWLDGEYGAVDGLTYHAYHEMVAFEEGYIGSETVTMLLGAGLSLGLALAGAFTAHTLYNVPEPTRHMTKLGGAYDVLRSNYYQDEYQVWLAERVTVPLARAADRFDQTVIDGTVNGVSSVSLFSSSWIKRIQTGIVTNYAALLVAGFIGLLVVLGFYGGWFL, encoded by the coding sequence ATGGCAGGAACAGGCGCATTTGGCTACGCACCGGTAATCGCAGTGTTCCCGCTCGTGGCGTTCGTCGTGACCCTCACGTTCGGCAAGTACTTGCCGAAGAAGGGCGCGATTCCGGGTATCTTCGCGACGGCAGGCTCGTTGCTGTTCTCGCTGTGGATGCTCGCGACCGTCGCTGGCGGCGAAGTGTATCACGAGACGTTGTACGAGTGGACGGCCGGCGACGCCGCGAGTGAGGTCGGGACGGAGGGAATCGCGTTTACCTTCGGGCTCCTGATCGATCCGCTCTCGGCGCTCATGCTGGTCATCGTTTCACTCGTCGCCGTCCTCGTCCACGTGTTCAGTCTCGGCTACATGAACGCGGAGGGCGAAACGGGGCTGCCCCGGTACTACGCCGGACTCGGCCTCTTTACGTTCAGCATGCTCGCCTTCGTCTACGCGGACAACCTGCTGATGGCGTTCATGTTCTTCGAACTCGTCGGCCTCTGTTCGTACCTGCTGATCGGGTTCTGGTTCCGCACGCGCAGTGCCCCCTCGGCCGCGAAGAAGGCGTTCCTCGTCACCCGCTTCGGTGACTACTTCTTCCTGATCGGGGTCGTCGCGATCGCAGCGACGTTCGGCACGGTCGCGTTCGCCGGCGACGACTCGTTCGTCGTGGCCGCCGAGACCGCGATCGACGACGGTAACACGCTGTTCGGGTTCGACGCCCGGACGTGGGTGACGATCACCGGGCTGCTCGTGCTGGGCGGCGTGCTGGGTAAATCCGCCCAGTTCCCGTTCCACACCTGGCTGCCCGACGCCATGGAGGGTCCGACGACCGTCTCCGCGCTCATTCACGCGGCGACGATGGTCGCGGCCGGCGTCTACCTGGTCGCCCGCATGTTCGGCTACTACGCGCTCTCCCCGACGGCACTCGCGATCATCGCGTTCGTCGGCGGCTTCACCGCGCTGTTCGCCGCGACGATGGCCGTCGTCAAGGACGACATCAAGCAGGTGCTGGCGTACTCGACGATCAGCCAGTACGGCTACATGATGCTCGGACTCGGCGTCGGCGGCTACGTCGCCGGCGTCTTCCACCTCATGAATCACGCCTTCTTCAAGGCGCTACTGTTCCTCGGTGCCGGGGCCGTCATCCTCCTCATGCACCACGAACAGAACATGTGGAAGATGGGGGGACTCAAGGACAAAGCGCCCGTCACTTACTACACGTTCCTCGCCGGCGCGCTCGCGCTCGCGGGAATCGTCCCCTTCTCCGGCTTCTGGTCGAAAGACGAGGTGCTGTTCGACGCGCTCATCGTCGGCTTAGAGCAGCCGGTCATCCTCCTCGCGTACGCGATGGGGCTCATCGCCGTCTTCTTCACCGGCTTCTACACCTTCCGGATGGTCTTCCTGACCTTCCACGGCGAGCCGCGGTCCGAAGCGGCCGAGGAGCCACACGGGGTCGGCTGGCCGATCAAGCTCCCGCTCGTCGCCCTCGGAATCCTGGCGACCGTCGCTGGGCTCGCGAACCTCGCACCAATCGCTAAGCTCGCGGGCGCGGACATCACGTTCCTCGAGTTCTGGCTCGACGGGGAGTACGGTGCCGTCGACGGGCTGACCTACCACGCCTATCACGAGATGGTCGCCTTCGAAGAGGGCTACATCGGCTCCGAGACGGTCACCATGTTGCTCGGTGCGGGACTCTCGCTCGGACTGGCACTCGCCGGCGCGTTCACGGCGCACACGCTCTACAACGTGCCCGAGCCGACGCGTCACATGACGAAACTCGGTGGCGCGTACGACGTCTTGCGAAGTAACTACTACCAGGACGAGTACCAAGTCTGGCTCGCGGAACGAGTCACGGTCCCGCTCGCACGCGCGGCGGATCGATTCGATCAGACGGTCATCGACGGTACCGTCAACGGCGTCTCGAGCGTCAGCCTGTTCAGCAGTAGCTGGATAAAGCGCATCCAGACGGGGATCGTGACGAACTATGCGGCACTGCTGGTGGCCGGATTCATCGGCTTACTGGTCGTTCTCGGGTTCTATGGAGGGTGGTTCCTATGA
- a CDS encoding complex I subunit 4 family protein, with product MMIEALIAVALVGALVTFVAPNRVAGKLAFAISLVPAALSLWMFTAFDGSGNALLNGTLAFESHLEWIQLADYSISWFVGVDGISLPLVVLTTILTSLAIMSSWTPIDDRESQFYGLVLFIEANLIGVFTALDFFLWFIFWEAVLIPMYLLIGIWGGPDRKYAAIKFFVYTNVASLLMFGAFIALVFGLGDSVSSFALPEIADAMLTGGPEGLFGLEGTTLASVVFVAMFLGFAVKVPVVPFHTWLPDAHVQAPTPASVLLAGVLLKMGTYALLRFNFTMFPDQVETYAVPIAAIAVVSVIYGAMLALAQTDLKRIVAYSSVSSMGYVILGLVAYTQFGIGGATFQMVSHGLISGLMFMAVGVIYNATHTRLVTDMSGMADRMPVAVGILVAGAFGYMGLPLMSGFAAEYFIFFGAFGAGFDYAPLFTALAMFGIVIVAGYLLFALQRAVFGPYNLETDYEVGRAPLHDIAPMFVLLGIIIALGVAPDLIFEMITDAVDPILTGGEL from the coding sequence ATGATGATCGAAGCACTGATCGCAGTTGCACTGGTCGGCGCGCTCGTCACGTTCGTCGCGCCGAATCGCGTCGCGGGAAAACTGGCCTTCGCGATCAGCCTCGTTCCCGCTGCACTCAGCCTGTGGATGTTCACCGCGTTCGACGGCAGCGGGAACGCCCTCCTGAACGGAACGCTCGCCTTCGAATCCCACCTCGAGTGGATTCAACTGGCCGACTACTCGATTTCGTGGTTCGTCGGCGTCGACGGAATTAGCCTGCCCCTCGTCGTCTTGACGACGATCCTCACGTCGCTCGCCATCATGAGCTCGTGGACGCCGATCGACGACCGCGAGTCCCAGTTCTACGGACTCGTCCTCTTCATCGAGGCGAACCTGATCGGCGTCTTCACGGCGCTGGATTTCTTCCTCTGGTTCATCTTCTGGGAGGCCGTGTTGATCCCGATGTACCTGCTGATCGGTATCTGGGGCGGCCCCGACCGGAAGTACGCCGCCATCAAGTTCTTCGTCTACACGAACGTGGCGTCGCTGCTGATGTTCGGCGCGTTCATCGCGCTCGTCTTCGGCCTCGGCGACTCCGTCTCGAGCTTTGCACTCCCCGAAATCGCGGATGCGATGCTCACCGGTGGCCCAGAAGGACTGTTCGGACTCGAGGGAACCACCCTTGCGTCGGTCGTGTTCGTCGCGATGTTCCTCGGTTTCGCGGTGAAAGTACCGGTCGTGCCGTTCCACACGTGGCTGCCCGACGCTCACGTGCAGGCACCGACACCCGCGTCGGTGCTCCTGGCCGGCGTGCTGTTGAAGATGGGGACCTACGCCCTGCTCCGGTTCAACTTCACGATGTTCCCGGATCAGGTCGAGACGTACGCGGTTCCGATCGCCGCCATCGCGGTGGTCAGCGTCATCTACGGCGCGATGCTCGCGCTCGCTCAAACCGACCTGAAACGGATCGTCGCCTACTCCTCGGTGTCGTCGATGGGGTACGTCATCCTCGGATTGGTCGCCTACACCCAGTTCGGGATCGGCGGCGCGACCTTCCAGATGGTCTCTCACGGCCTCATCTCGGGGCTGATGTTCATGGCCGTCGGCGTCATCTACAACGCGACCCACACCCGACTCGTCACGGATATGTCCGGGATGGCGGATCGGATGCCCGTCGCCGTGGGCATCCTCGTCGCCGGCGCGTTCGGCTACATGGGACTGCCGCTGATGAGCGGCTTCGCAGCGGAGTACTTCATCTTCTTCGGCGCGTTCGGTGCCGGCTTCGACTACGCTCCGCTGTTCACGGCGCTGGCGATGTTCGGCATCGTCATCGTCGCCGGTTACCTACTCTTTGCGCTCCAGCGGGCGGTCTTCGGTCCGTACAACCTGGAAACCGACTACGAGGTGGGTCGCGCGCCGCTGCACGACATCGCACCGATGTTCGTGTTGCTGGGTATCATTATCGCCCTCGGCGTGGCTCCCGATCTGATCTTCGAGATGATAACCGACGCAGTCGATCCGATCCTGACCGGAGGTGAGCTGTGA
- a CDS encoding NADH-quinone oxidoreductase subunit N — MEPYQLPEWAALAPALIMAATAMALFIFDSISPRSTNRSLLATVAAGGSLASLAVAVWFIFAGVGTPTVDGGLGVVDILGGQLVVDQLALYFMIVVSIVTALVAVASYDYLVDHAYQAEYYSLVVLAATGMSMMAASNSLVTVFIALELASLPSYALVAILKDNRGSVEAGLKYFLIGALSSAIFVYGISLVYGATGHLQLENIAAVIETGEADQYGGLLGLGILMLIGGFAFKTASVPFHFWAPEAYEGAPAPISAFLSSASKAAGFVIAFRVFTEAFPLAATADVIGLDWTVAFIILAIVTMTVGNFAAATQNNVKRMLAYSSIGHAGYALIGLAGLSAEGGELVMGAAMMHLLVYGFMNTGAFLFVALAEHWGVGRTFEDYNGLSTQAPVACAAMAVFLFSLAGVPPFGGFFSKFFLFTGAIEAASANTAMLAVAAALVVNSALSLYYYSRLVKALWIEEPAATRDRLAQPTGLYAAIIVAAVMTIVILPGFGPVADAALDAAASVVG; from the coding sequence ATGGAACCGTACCAACTGCCCGAGTGGGCCGCACTCGCGCCGGCGCTGATCATGGCGGCGACCGCGATGGCGCTGTTCATCTTCGACAGCATCTCGCCGCGGTCGACTAACCGCTCGCTGCTGGCCACGGTCGCAGCCGGCGGTTCGCTCGCTTCGCTCGCCGTCGCCGTTTGGTTCATCTTCGCCGGCGTCGGCACGCCGACCGTCGACGGCGGACTCGGCGTCGTTGATATTCTCGGGGGCCAACTCGTCGTCGACCAGCTCGCGCTGTACTTCATGATCGTCGTCTCGATCGTGACGGCCCTGGTCGCCGTCGCGAGCTACGACTACCTGGTCGATCACGCCTACCAGGCGGAGTACTACTCCCTCGTCGTCCTCGCCGCGACCGGCATGTCGATGATGGCCGCGTCGAACAGCCTCGTGACGGTCTTCATCGCCCTCGAGCTGGCGAGTCTCCCATCGTACGCCCTCGTGGCGATCCTCAAGGACAATCGCGGCAGCGTCGAGGCCGGTCTGAAGTACTTCCTGATCGGCGCGCTGTCCTCGGCGATCTTCGTCTACGGGATCTCGCTGGTCTACGGCGCGACCGGCCACCTGCAACTCGAAAACATCGCAGCGGTCATCGAAACCGGGGAGGCGGATCAGTACGGCGGTCTGCTCGGTCTCGGCATCCTCATGCTGATCGGCGGCTTCGCGTTCAAGACTGCGAGCGTCCCGTTCCACTTCTGGGCACCCGAGGCGTACGAAGGGGCTCCCGCGCCGATCAGCGCGTTCCTCTCCTCGGCCTCGAAGGCCGCCGGCTTCGTGATCGCATTCCGCGTGTTTACGGAAGCGTTCCCGCTCGCCGCCACGGCCGACGTGATCGGCCTCGACTGGACGGTCGCGTTCATCATCCTCGCGATCGTCACCATGACGGTCGGGAACTTCGCGGCGGCGACCCAGAACAACGTCAAGCGGATGCTCGCCTACTCCTCGATCGGCCACGCCGGCTACGCGCTGATCGGCCTGGCGGGGCTCTCCGCCGAAGGCGGCGAGTTGGTGATGGGTGCCGCGATGATGCACCTGCTCGTCTACGGCTTCATGAACACGGGCGCGTTCCTGTTCGTCGCGCTGGCCGAACACTGGGGCGTCGGCCGCACCTTCGAGGACTACAACGGCCTCTCGACGCAGGCGCCCGTCGCCTGCGCCGCGATGGCCGTCTTCCTGTTCAGTCTCGCTGGCGTCCCGCCTTTCGGCGGCTTCTTCAGCAAGTTCTTCCTGTTCACGGGGGCTATCGAAGCGGCGTCAGCCAACACCGCGATGCTCGCCGTCGCCGCCGCGCTCGTAGTCAACAGCGCGCTCTCGCTGTACTACTACTCGCGGCTGGTCAAGGCGCTCTGGATCGAGGAGCCCGCCGCGACTCGAGACCGACTCGCCCAGCCCACCGGGCTCTACGCGGCGATCATCGTCGCCGCCGTGATGACGATCGTCATCCTCCCCGGCTTCGGTCCGGTCGCCGACGCCGCGCTCGATGCTGCGGCGTCGGTCGTCGGCTGA
- a CDS encoding DHH family phosphoesterase yields the protein MLFRLVLGCGTVGRQVAEQCPERDGDDRERLLVVTDDETVVEALRDESIPARCADPTDPSVIANTDTPDVIFVGSDRTDVNRTALGHARERFPRASIVAYLGGNATPADRATFDELADHVVDAETAMVEHVLDGVARPSADAAIGLRKQLATIDDRLAVVMHDNPDPDAIASAVALVDIAEEVGVGADACYFGDISHQENRAMVNLLELDLRNLSPTDSLEEYDAFALVDHSRPGVNDQLPEELHVDIVIDHHPPRGPVPGDFVDLREHAGATSTVMTDYLDRFGLEPRRATATALLYGIRIDTNDFTREVSPSDFDAASILWPHVDTSVMSLIEQPTVEGETLETIARAIKNRIQRGSVAVASVGRVSNRDALPQAADQLLSMEGVETTLVFGFREQMVFLSARSRAGDVDLGETLRDAFDRIGSAGGHADMAGAQLEIGILGSADHEDEVESIVSVVEEVITNRFFEAIDTRPGAPVGAYTQTSEWLFSLDQDGGSA from the coding sequence ATGCTTTTTCGGCTCGTGCTCGGCTGTGGAACCGTCGGCCGCCAGGTCGCCGAGCAGTGCCCCGAGCGCGACGGTGACGACCGCGAGCGACTCCTCGTCGTGACCGACGACGAGACCGTCGTCGAGGCGCTTCGGGACGAGAGCATTCCCGCCCGTTGTGCCGACCCGACCGATCCGTCGGTGATCGCGAACACCGACACGCCGGACGTGATTTTCGTCGGCAGCGATCGAACCGACGTCAACCGAACCGCACTCGGACACGCCCGGGAACGCTTCCCGCGGGCGTCGATCGTCGCCTATCTGGGCGGGAACGCGACGCCAGCGGACCGGGCGACCTTCGACGAACTCGCGGATCACGTCGTCGACGCGGAAACGGCGATGGTCGAGCACGTACTCGACGGCGTGGCCCGACCGTCGGCCGACGCCGCCATCGGGCTCCGGAAACAGCTGGCAACGATCGACGACCGACTGGCCGTCGTCATGCACGACAATCCCGATCCCGACGCGATCGCCAGCGCCGTTGCGCTGGTTGACATCGCCGAGGAAGTGGGCGTCGGCGCCGACGCGTGTTACTTCGGGGACATCTCTCACCAGGAGAACCGCGCGATGGTCAACCTGCTCGAGCTCGATCTCAGAAACCTGTCGCCGACCGATTCGCTCGAGGAGTACGACGCGTTCGCGCTGGTCGATCACTCCCGTCCGGGCGTCAACGATCAGCTACCCGAGGAGCTTCACGTCGATATCGTCATCGACCACCACCCGCCCCGCGGACCGGTCCCCGGCGACTTCGTGGATTTGCGCGAACACGCCGGCGCGACGAGTACCGTCATGACCGACTACCTCGATCGATTCGGCCTCGAGCCCAGACGGGCGACGGCGACGGCGTTACTGTACGGTATCCGGATCGATACGAACGACTTCACTCGAGAGGTTTCGCCGTCGGATTTCGACGCCGCATCGATCCTCTGGCCCCACGTCGATACGTCCGTCATGAGCCTGATCGAGCAGCCGACGGTCGAAGGCGAGACGTTAGAGACGATCGCTCGAGCCATCAAGAACCGTATCCAGCGCGGTTCGGTCGCCGTCGCGAGCGTGGGTCGGGTTAGCAATCGCGACGCCTTACCGCAGGCGGCCGATCAGTTGCTGTCGATGGAGGGTGTCGAGACGACTCTGGTCTTTGGCTTCCGGGAGCAGATGGTGTTTCTCTCGGCACGATCGCGAGCGGGTGACGTCGACCTCGGCGAGACGCTCAGGGACGCGTTCGATCGGATCGGCAGCGCCGGCGGTCACGCCGATATGGCCGGCGCGCAACTCGAGATCGGTATTTTAGGGAGCGCCGACCACGAGGACGAGGTCGAGTCGATCGTCAGCGTGGTCGAGGAAGTGATCACGAACCGGTTTTTCGAAGCGATCGACACCCGACCGGGGGCACCGGTCGGAGCGTACACCCAGACCAGCGAGTGGCTGTTTTCGCTCGATCAGGACGGCGGGTCCGCGTAA
- a CDS encoding CBS domain-containing protein, which yields MEVASDRNKPQVKDYMTRDVVTVAPDETVGGVATRIAESDEHSGFPVCERRRVEGFISARDLLLADEDDLIFKVMATDLLVAHPDMKVTDAARVILRSGIQKLPVVDDAGNLVGIISNADVIRSQIERATPEKVGKLMRTLEQIHGIELEQERRTVSLAALTPTQGRVYADELEGRRYELEHGLAEPLVVIDNNGTLLLADGHHRVLASDRLGIDEMDAYVIVIDQQIELGMAETARKEELERIDDIDVVDYARHPLVQTTKRLQSDD from the coding sequence ATGGAGGTCGCGTCGGACAGGAACAAACCGCAGGTCAAAGACTACATGACACGCGACGTCGTGACGGTCGCCCCCGACGAAACCGTCGGCGGCGTCGCGACGCGGATCGCCGAGAGCGACGAACACAGCGGGTTTCCCGTCTGCGAGCGTCGCCGCGTCGAGGGCTTCATCAGCGCCCGCGATCTGTTGTTGGCCGACGAGGACGACCTCATCTTCAAGGTGATGGCGACGGATCTGCTCGTCGCCCATCCGGACATGAAGGTGACCGACGCGGCCCGCGTCATCCTCCGATCCGGCATCCAGAAACTACCCGTGGTCGACGACGCCGGCAACCTGGTGGGGATCATCTCCAACGCCGACGTCATCCGCAGTCAGATCGAGCGCGCGACGCCCGAGAAGGTCGGAAAGCTGATGCGGACGCTCGAGCAGATTCACGGGATCGAACTCGAACAGGAACGACGGACGGTCTCGCTCGCGGCGCTGACACCGACGCAGGGCCGGGTCTACGCCGACGAACTCGAGGGGCGGCGGTACGAACTCGAGCACGGACTGGCGGAGCCGCTGGTCGTCATCGACAACAACGGAACGCTCTTGCTCGCGGACGGGCACCACCGCGTGCTCGCATCTGACCGACTCGGGATCGACGAGATGGACGCCTACGTCATCGTGATCGACCAGCAGATCGAACTCGGGATGGCCGAAACCGCGCGAAAAGAAGAACTCGAGCGGATCGACGATATCGACGTCGTCGACTACGCCCGGCACCCGCTCGTCCAGACGACGAAGCGACTCCAGTCGGACGACTAA
- a CDS encoding NAD(P)-binding oxidoreductase, producing the protein MTDTGSRPATAERILIAGASGDTGHELLSVLRPTDLTVRATTRSYANVDTLERLGADEVIVADFFESADAVAAVEDCDIVYCALGTPPSLRHTIGGKLVDRTGVINLVTAAMGATASYFVLESAIGVGSSKAGLSLPARLLIRGSLRAKRDAETALRRSGLAYTIIRPGKLTTGPPTNDPVVGEGGNSVSGSIPRADVAQLMAAAPFTDEAAGRTLEVVSRSGLAETSRNTVDIDWELDRLNGPETTERDHTHR; encoded by the coding sequence ATGACCGACACTGGATCCCGACCAGCGACAGCCGAACGCATACTCATCGCCGGAGCGAGCGGTGATACCGGGCACGAACTGCTGTCCGTCCTGCGACCGACCGATCTGACCGTTCGCGCGACGACGCGCTCCTATGCGAACGTCGATACGTTAGAGCGACTCGGAGCCGACGAAGTGATCGTCGCCGACTTCTTCGAGTCTGCCGACGCCGTCGCTGCGGTCGAGGACTGCGATATCGTCTACTGTGCGCTCGGTACGCCGCCGAGCCTGCGGCACACGATCGGCGGCAAACTGGTCGACCGAACCGGGGTTATCAATCTCGTGACGGCCGCGATGGGCGCAACTGCGTCGTATTTCGTCCTCGAGAGCGCGATCGGCGTCGGAAGTTCGAAGGCCGGGCTGTCGCTGCCCGCGCGACTCTTGATCCGCGGCTCGCTGCGTGCCAAACGGGACGCCGAGACGGCCCTCCGCCGCTCGGGACTGGCGTACACGATCATCCGACCCGGGAAACTCACCACCGGCCCGCCGACCAACGACCCCGTCGTCGGCGAGGGAGGGAACTCCGTGTCGGGATCGATCCCGCGAGCCGACGTCGCACAGCTGATGGCCGCTGCACCGTTCACCGACGAGGCAGCCGGCCGGACGCTCGAGGTCGTCAGTCGGAGCGGCCTGGCCGAGACGTCACGGAACACGGTCGACATCGACTGGGAACTCGACCGGCTCAACGGCCCCGAAACGACCGAGCGGGATCACACGCACCGCTGA
- a CDS encoding 6-pyruvoyl trahydropterin synthase family protein yields MTERAADSDPAPVVDDDPIVGTERILHVGRDRPIRISAGHRILHHDGKCARPHGHNYEVAVTVTGELTAEGWVADKGEITDVIDDWDHMFLLEEGDPLVDAFEAAGDDDGVVVLEHPPTAEVMSVLLERKLEAALPANVTDVAVQVNETSELCGGSRF; encoded by the coding sequence ATGACCGAACGAGCAGCCGACTCCGATCCTGCGCCTGTGGTCGACGACGATCCGATCGTCGGGACGGAGCGCATCCTCCACGTCGGCCGTGATCGACCGATCAGGATCAGCGCTGGTCACCGGATTCTCCACCACGACGGGAAGTGTGCGCGACCGCACGGTCACAACTACGAGGTCGCCGTCACCGTCACCGGCGAACTGACTGCCGAAGGGTGGGTTGCCGACAAGGGCGAGATCACCGACGTGATCGACGACTGGGATCACATGTTCCTGCTCGAGGAGGGCGATCCCCTCGTCGACGCCTTCGAGGCCGCGGGCGACGACGACGGCGTCGTCGTCCTCGAGCACCCGCCGACGGCGGAAGTGATGAGCGTCCTTCTGGAGCGCAAACTCGAGGCCGCGCTGCCCGCAAACGTCACCGACGTTGCGGTCCAGGTCAACGAGACGAGCGAACTCTGTGGCGGGAGTCGGTTCTGA